In Porites lutea chromosome 1, jaPorLute2.1, whole genome shotgun sequence, a single genomic region encodes these proteins:
- the LOC140937200 gene encoding uncharacterized protein has protein sequence MSDNISLSRQRQCAVLGCEDEKYILDIFSYVQPGAHGRCESRKQLFVFITKDVENNRLSFLQEEQIRLGMIKVYSDRFCWKKSKNDEMLIVQMKMEDFSSASEPIERCKIDEMRIPERVTFTLPSCDASVMRLTTKLLTQSNDVEVLLETEQLRASLPLIPHWETKSGVEHDHWVSEPTETQ, from the exons ATGTCTGATAATATCTCCTTATCTCGACAACGCCAATGTGCAGTTTTAGGCTGCGAGGATGAAAAATATATCCTTGATATATTCAGCTATGTGCAGCCTGGAGCTCATGGGAGATGTGAATCAAGGAAACAGCTCTTTGTGTTTATAACCAAAGACGTAGAAAACAACAGATTATCTTTCCTGCAG GAGGAGCAAATTAGATTGGGCATGATTAAAGTTTACTCTGATAGGTTTTGCTggaaaaagagcaaaaatgaTGAGATGCTTATTGTACAGATGAAGATGGAAGATTTTAGCTCAGCTAGTGAAccg ATTGAACGATGCAAAATAGATGAGATGAGGATACCTGAGAGAGTAACCTTTACTCTACCATCTTGCGATGCATCCGTCATGAGACTTACTACAAAATTATTGACACAGAGCAATGACGTGGAAGTGCTACTGGAAACAGAACAGTTAAGGGCCAGCTTGCCCCTG ATACCACATTGGGAGACTAAGTCAGGGGTCGAACATGATCACTGGGTCAGTGAGCCAACAGAAACACAATGA
- the LOC140948470 gene encoding uncharacterized protein has product MENLVQTTALLDLESDDADRASEVQISSCYTIHGGLSTPPSTLIEHCCLMTPGNEWVIEVKCRPVQHDIREGSQQTRNWRSLMEVYPDSVVKQIHNDTEVTLPSLREDVEIAAFGRPGKDDRKRMQMAIFASRPTQGRDWKIWVYLVDDTNPACKSICLEEDKRGNKLLAPYSGMFVSNSNGDITIELSALEPGWKIKGSSVKTIKSRDAWNSPENSVDFPRCYFEIRHVDKTKQSFFCRIKASHEGDVACAEIVRYFEREKGRQVIQTRRAFKKLGYPDCEFSTKINTSIPTFVFVLFVFFASSLSRPTLNRNNPKAATT; this is encoded by the exons ATGG AAAATCTTGTACAAACCACTGCTCTGTTAGATCTAGAGAGCGATGACGCGGACCGTGCGTCAGAAGTCCAAATCAGCAGCTGTTATACGATCCATGGTGGTCTATCAACACCTCCGTCAACTCTGATTGAGCACTGCTGTTTGATGACTCCAGGCAATGAATGGGTCATCGAGGTAAAATGTCGTCCTGTACAGCACGACATCCGAGAAGGCTCCCAACAAACGAGGAACTGGAGAAGCCTGATGGAGGTTTACCCCGACTCTGTTGTGAAACAAATACACAATGATACTGAAGTTACTTTGCCATCTCTTCGGGAAGACGTGGAAATAGCAGCGTTTGGAAGGCCTGGAAAGGATGACCGGAAAAGAATGCAAATGGCGATCTTTGCCAGTCGTCCAACACAAGGACGAGACTGGAAGATCTGGGTGTATCTCGTAGATGATACAAATCCTGCTTGCAAG AGCATTTGCCTTGAAGAAGATAAACGAGGAAACAAGCTTCTGGCACCATATTCTGGGATGTTCGTGTCAAACAGCAATGGAGACATCACAATCGAGCTCAGTGCACTCGAGCCTGGATGGAAAATCAAAGGAAGCAGTGTAAAG aCTATCAAATCAAGAGATGCTTGGAATTCACCTGAAAACTCAGTTGATTTTCCACGCTGCTATTTTGAAATAAGACACgtggacaaaacaaaacaatcatttttCTGCAGAATAAAGGCTTCCCACGAAGGAGACGTCGCCTGCGCAGAAATTGTGAGGTATTTTGAAAGG gaAAAAGGTCGCCAGGTCATCCAGACACGTAGAGCTTTTAAAAAACTGGGCTATCCTGATTGTGAATTTTCAACAA agaTAAACACCTCAATTCCGACGTTCGTTTTTgtcctttttgtcttttttgcttCGTCGCTGTCTCGCCCAACTCTCAATAG AAACAACCCAAAAGCCGCAACAACTTAG
- the LOC140948593 gene encoding uncharacterized protein, with protein MSDNVSLTEQTTCADSESEDAWYIIDIFSHVQLELDESNESHKQLFLYVTRAGGNRRTFLQEEKTRIPMITVYSNNFFWRKKQGSVTLVAKLEMGSFQAVKKVDRRKIEEMRLPEKITFTLPPSDASFMKVKAKLIDENSDNEILLETEQLHVALSLLPQIDTKPAVEHELVIREPAESSTVTDEVTST; from the exons ATGTCAGACAATGTCTCGCTGACTGAACAAACAACATGTGCAGATTCTGAGTCCGAAGATGCCTGGTACATTATTGATATCTTCAGCCACGTTCAACTAGAGCTTGATGAGAGCAATGAATCCCACAAACAGCTTTTTCTATACGTAACTAGAGCTGGAGGGAACAGAAGAACCTTTCTACAG GAGGAAaagaccagaattccaatgataACAGTTTATTCAAACAATTTCTTCTGGAGAAAAAAGCAGGGATCAGTGACTCTTGTTGCCAAATTGGAGATGGGATCTTTTCAAGCTGTGAAAAAG GTTGATAGACGGAAGATAGAGGAGATGAGACTACCTGAGAAAATAACCTTTACTCTGCCACCATCCGACGCATCGTTCATGAAAGTAAAAGCCAAGCTAATAGATGAAAACAGTGATAATGAGATCCTTTTGGAAACAGAGCAATTACACGTCGCACTGTCCTTG CTACCCCAGATCGACACGAAGCCTGCAGTAGAACACGAACTTGTTATCCGTGAACCAGCCGAGTCCAGCACAGTAACTGATGAAGTTACGAGTACGTGA